The following are from one region of the Aequoribacter fuscus genome:
- the mrcB gene encoding penicillin-binding protein 1B, protein MLKLFLAGLALGLLWVAYLDATISNTFDQKRYALPATVYGRSLELFEGAPIEPAALVRELDWVGYRSVASLYRPGQYSRNGNLIEVYTRDFKFPDQFAKGARVAITLSQGRVTTLTREGRAIDLLRLEPMVIGGVYPKHGEDRLLVQLADVPASLTQGLLAIEDQRFMEHYGFSVTGIARAFISNVRSGRVVAGGSTITQQLVKNYYLTPERTITRKIRELIMSVLLEWHAEKEEILESYLNEIYLGQDGPRAIHGFALGALHYFDTPLTQLGLHQQALLVGMVKGPSLYNPNRNPERAKERRNLVLDVWTQEGIITPEQGAVAKLMPLDLQGQDSLKQRFPAYLDLVRRQLRLEYKDEDLTTLGLRIFTAFDPSMQLTLQRITENTLASIDDTKLLQSASVVTRVDSGEVIALTGGRQVSQAGFNRALDARRPAGSLFKPAVYLAALEDDAKYSLVTEIPDLPLAVELPSGDVWSPENYDKTHRGSVSLYAALIDSLNLPAARLGLDLGPARVKQMLQRLGMTAPIPEVASLPLGVGEYAAIDLAAVYQTIAAGGFRTPLRTIRDIVDANGDPLRRYPLAYERTVDRATMHLLHYALLGVMEEGTGASLAPLLPADLVTAAKSGTSDDGRDSWFAGFSGDLLTVTWVGFDDNRASSLTGTRGAGQIWARFMAQEARRSVAYRIPEKVEYKWIDVTNGRRTGRGCPNAQRIPFIEGSAPRTSTDCRKTDNPVRDWLQKVFGV, encoded by the coding sequence TTGTTGAAGTTATTTCTGGCGGGTCTCGCTTTGGGTTTGCTATGGGTTGCCTATCTCGATGCGACCATCAGCAATACCTTTGATCAAAAGCGCTACGCGCTACCGGCGACGGTATATGGGCGTTCACTTGAGCTCTTCGAGGGTGCGCCCATAGAACCTGCGGCATTAGTTCGCGAATTAGACTGGGTGGGTTATCGCTCAGTGGCATCTTTATATCGGCCAGGGCAGTACAGCCGCAATGGCAATCTCATTGAGGTTTATACGCGAGATTTTAAGTTCCCTGATCAATTTGCCAAGGGTGCTAGAGTGGCGATTACGCTGAGTCAAGGTCGAGTCACAACGCTAACGCGGGAAGGCAGGGCAATCGATTTACTCCGACTTGAGCCAATGGTGATCGGTGGTGTCTACCCTAAACACGGTGAAGACCGATTGCTGGTGCAATTAGCCGATGTGCCTGCGAGTTTGACGCAGGGCTTGTTGGCTATTGAAGATCAGCGTTTCATGGAACACTACGGTTTTTCTGTCACGGGTATCGCTCGCGCGTTCATTAGCAATGTACGTTCTGGTCGCGTCGTGGCCGGTGGTTCTACTATCACTCAGCAGCTTGTGAAGAACTACTATCTGACGCCGGAGCGCACCATTACTCGGAAGATTCGCGAGTTGATTATGTCGGTGCTGCTGGAATGGCATGCCGAAAAAGAAGAAATCTTAGAAAGTTATCTAAACGAAATTTATCTAGGGCAAGACGGTCCTCGCGCTATACACGGGTTCGCTTTGGGGGCCTTACATTATTTTGATACGCCGCTGACGCAGTTGGGTTTGCATCAGCAGGCGCTGTTGGTTGGCATGGTAAAAGGCCCCTCATTATATAACCCTAACCGCAACCCTGAGCGCGCCAAAGAGCGCCGAAATTTGGTGCTGGATGTGTGGACGCAAGAAGGTATTATCACGCCGGAGCAGGGTGCGGTAGCCAAGCTAATGCCTTTGGATTTGCAGGGGCAAGATTCGTTGAAGCAGCGTTTTCCGGCATACTTAGATCTCGTGCGTCGACAGTTACGCCTAGAGTACAAGGATGAGGATCTCACAACCTTGGGCTTGCGCATTTTTACAGCCTTTGACCCTTCGATGCAGCTGACCCTGCAAAGAATCACTGAAAATACGCTAGCGTCTATTGATGATACTAAGCTACTGCAGTCGGCATCGGTGGTGACGCGAGTGGACAGTGGTGAGGTGATCGCCCTAACGGGTGGCCGCCAGGTCAGTCAGGCGGGCTTTAATCGTGCTCTTGATGCCAGGCGACCTGCCGGTTCTTTGTTCAAACCCGCGGTCTATTTGGCAGCGCTGGAGGATGACGCTAAGTACAGCTTAGTCACTGAAATTCCAGATTTGCCTTTAGCCGTTGAATTGCCGAGTGGTGACGTGTGGTCGCCCGAGAACTATGACAAAACGCACCGTGGTTCTGTGTCGCTTTACGCAGCCTTGATTGATTCTTTGAATTTGCCAGCGGCGCGATTAGGACTCGATCTAGGACCGGCGCGGGTTAAGCAAATGCTACAGCGCTTGGGCATGACAGCACCTATTCCCGAGGTTGCCTCGCTACCTTTGGGGGTGGGAGAGTACGCCGCTATAGATCTGGCCGCGGTGTATCAAACCATCGCCGCTGGAGGATTTAGAACCCCCTTGAGAACCATACGCGATATCGTTGATGCCAATGGAGACCCTTTGCGCCGGTATCCGCTTGCGTACGAACGCACCGTTGACCGAGCGACCATGCACCTGTTGCACTATGCGTTGCTGGGTGTCATGGAAGAGGGCACCGGTGCATCTTTGGCGCCGTTATTGCCTGCTGATTTGGTAACGGCGGCAAAAAGTGGCACCAGTGACGATGGACGCGACTCGTGGTTTGCAGGTTTTAGCGGGGACTTGTTGACCGTAACTTGGGTGGGTTTTGACGACAATCGTGCCAGCTCTTTAACCGGCACACGCGGCGCGGGGCAGATCTGGGCCCGGTTTATGGCGCAAGAAGCACGCAGGTCGGTCGCGTATCGTATCCCGGAAAAAGTGGAATATAAGTGGATTGACGTGACGAATGGGCGTAGAACAGGGCGTGGTTGTCCCAATGCGCAGCGCATTCCCTTTATAGAAGGCAGTGCGCCACGAACGAGTACCGATTGTCGTAAAACGGATAACCCCGTCCGCGATTGGTTACAAAAAGTATTTGGAGTATGA